From one Nocardioides sp. Kera G14 genomic stretch:
- the hemG gene encoding protoporphyrinogen oxidase: MRVVVIGAGVAGLVAAHDLAAADHDVTVLEASSYVGGKLRLASVADVMVDVGAEAMLARRPEGIALCAELRVPIVHPTAATSRIWTDGALRPMPPSLMGAPMDVDALEASGILSDAGMERVRAEAALPTDVEPRESEATVGDLIDARFGPEVTDKLVEPLLGGVYAGRARRISVREAVPQLATLLERGPLTPQLAAIPRGSDAPVFAGIKGGMGLMPQRLAEGLDVRTDTVVELVTRTGDGWRVETADERLDADAVVLAVQASFAARMLDRLAAGSAVTERLAQVEYADVAVITHAFRADDLDDEPLDGSVSGFLVPPSEGRFIKASTFSFAKWDWVREAGEMAGVRHLRTSVGRAGDASWARLRDDELIRGSLDDLADATGLGASPVDTHLQRWSSGLPQYPVTHVELRRALEEARRSVPTLAVVGAFTDGVGIPAVIAGARRAVAGITRAG, encoded by the coding sequence ATGAGGGTCGTCGTGATCGGAGCGGGTGTGGCCGGGCTCGTGGCGGCACACGACCTGGCCGCAGCCGATCATGACGTCACCGTGCTGGAGGCGTCGTCGTACGTCGGCGGCAAGCTGCGCCTCGCCTCCGTCGCGGACGTCATGGTCGACGTGGGTGCCGAGGCGATGCTGGCGCGTCGACCCGAGGGCATCGCCCTCTGCGCCGAGCTCCGCGTCCCGATCGTGCATCCGACCGCCGCGACGTCGCGGATCTGGACCGACGGCGCCTTGCGACCGATGCCGCCCAGCCTCATGGGCGCCCCGATGGACGTCGACGCACTCGAGGCCTCCGGAATCCTCAGCGACGCCGGCATGGAACGGGTGCGGGCCGAGGCGGCCCTGCCGACGGACGTCGAGCCTCGTGAGTCCGAGGCGACCGTCGGCGACCTGATCGATGCGCGCTTCGGCCCGGAGGTCACCGACAAGCTGGTCGAGCCGCTCCTCGGCGGCGTCTATGCCGGCCGGGCACGCCGGATCAGCGTGCGCGAGGCAGTGCCCCAGCTCGCGACCCTCCTCGAGCGCGGACCGCTGACGCCCCAGCTCGCGGCCATTCCGCGCGGCTCCGACGCCCCCGTCTTCGCGGGCATCAAGGGCGGCATGGGCCTGATGCCACAACGCCTGGCCGAGGGGCTCGACGTCCGCACCGACACCGTGGTCGAGCTCGTCACGCGCACCGGCGACGGATGGAGGGTCGAGACCGCCGACGAGCGGCTCGACGCCGATGCCGTCGTCCTCGCCGTCCAGGCGTCCTTCGCCGCCCGGATGCTCGACCGGCTCGCCGCCGGCAGTGCCGTGACGGAGCGGCTCGCGCAGGTGGAGTACGCCGACGTCGCGGTGATCACCCACGCCTTCCGGGCCGACGACCTCGATGACGAGCCGCTCGACGGCTCGGTCTCCGGCTTCCTCGTGCCGCCCTCGGAGGGCAGGTTCATCAAGGCGTCCACCTTCAGCTTCGCCAAGTGGGACTGGGTCCGTGAGGCCGGAGAGATGGCGGGCGTCCGTCATCTGCGGACCTCGGTCGGTCGGGCGGGCGACGCCTCGTGGGCGCGACTGCGCGACGACGAGCTCATCCGCGGTTCGCTCGATGACCTCGCCGACGCGACCGGGCTCGGGGCTTCGCCCGTCGACACGCACCTCCAGCGCTGGTCCTCCGGGCTGCCGCAGTACCCGGTGACACACGTCGAGCTCCGCCGAGCCCTCGAGGAGGCGCGCCGGTCCGTCCCGACGCTCGCGGTCGTCGGTGCCTTCACCGACGGCGTGGGCATCCCGGCCGTCATCGCCGGCGCCCGCCGCGCCGTCGCCGGGATCACCCGCGCCGGGTAG
- a CDS encoding SfnB family sulfur acquisition oxidoreductase gives MPPVEPLQDKAVAAVPVLTADEALAEASRLAAEFATGAGVRDRERILPRDQLAQLAASGLLAITVPAEFGGADLPFSVVAEVIRRISVADPNIGQIPHSHFVYVNQLRIQGSKAQQALLFGEVLAGKWFGNAQSEIGTKHIREYRTTLSEVGDHWHLNGTKFYCTGALFADWIPVLTHLGVDGPMHVAWVSRLAKGVEIIDDWDAVGQRTTASGTVKFTEVEVTQEWITNYSDTFTGPTTYGSYAQLMHSAIDVGIARAAIEEASKFVTTKSRPYPDSVAIYGIDRAAQDPLIVQAFGEMELAVRGTEALLAEAGRAVDAATLHLTEEAASEATLAVAAARASSTQVSVEVTTRLFEVAGTRAALTAENLDRHWRNARVHTLHDPAAWKVQHLGRWAVEGLQPPRHGQL, from the coding sequence GTGCCTCCAGTGGAACCCCTTCAGGACAAGGCCGTCGCGGCCGTTCCGGTGCTCACCGCCGACGAGGCGCTGGCCGAGGCCTCGCGTCTCGCCGCCGAGTTCGCGACCGGTGCCGGCGTACGAGATCGGGAGCGGATCCTGCCGCGCGACCAGCTCGCGCAGCTCGCCGCCTCGGGCCTGCTCGCCATCACGGTGCCCGCCGAGTTCGGGGGCGCCGACCTGCCGTTCTCGGTCGTCGCCGAGGTGATCCGGCGAATCAGCGTCGCCGACCCGAACATCGGGCAGATCCCGCACTCGCACTTCGTCTACGTCAACCAGCTCCGCATCCAGGGCTCGAAGGCCCAGCAGGCGCTGCTCTTCGGCGAGGTCCTGGCCGGCAAGTGGTTCGGCAACGCCCAGTCCGAGATCGGGACCAAGCACATCCGCGAGTACCGCACGACGCTCTCCGAGGTCGGTGACCACTGGCACCTCAACGGCACGAAGTTCTACTGCACGGGCGCGCTCTTCGCCGACTGGATCCCCGTCCTCACCCACCTCGGCGTCGACGGCCCGATGCACGTCGCCTGGGTCTCCAGGCTCGCCAAGGGCGTCGAGATCATCGACGACTGGGATGCGGTCGGGCAGCGGACGACTGCGTCGGGCACGGTGAAGTTCACCGAGGTCGAGGTCACGCAGGAGTGGATCACCAACTACTCCGACACCTTCACCGGTCCGACCACGTACGGCTCCTACGCCCAGCTGATGCACTCGGCGATCGACGTCGGCATCGCGCGCGCCGCGATCGAGGAGGCCTCGAAGTTCGTCACCACGAAGTCGCGGCCCTACCCCGACTCCGTGGCCATCTACGGCATCGACCGCGCCGCCCAGGACCCGCTCATCGTCCAGGCGTTCGGCGAGATGGAGCTGGCGGTGCGCGGGACCGAGGCGCTCCTGGCCGAGGCCGGCCGGGCCGTCGATGCCGCGACACTCCATCTGACCGAGGAGGCCGCCTCGGAGGCCACGCTCGCGGTGGCTGCCGCCCGAGCCTCCTCCACGCAGGTCTCCGTCGAGGTCACGACCCGACTCTTCGAGGTTGCCGGCACCCGTGCCGCGCTCACCGCGGAGAACCTCGACCGGCACTGGCGCAACGCGCGCGTGCACACCCTCCACGACCCTGCCGCCTGGAAGGTCCAGCACCTCGGTCGCTGGGCCGTCGAGGGCCTTCAGCCTCCCCGACACGGACAGCTCTGA
- a CDS encoding LLM class flavin-dependent oxidoreductase, translating to MTITAPVFDSHIPETAAPDVKFISLSHLNPSTELNPVQVPHGIDVAFFKRYFATLEQYGFDYTLLPYGSNSADSFITATAVGVLTENLRPIVALRPNTVFPLVAAQKLATLDQLTEGRAVVHLISGGADSEQARQGDYLPKEKRYARTSEYIDLLRAAWTEKAPFSHDGEFYRFDDFGPGFSTYSGEPVPISIGGQSDEAFQVGGTKADIFSFWGEPLPELRTEIDRVNAIAAGAARPNPNIWVTFRPIIAPTDAQAWEKAHEYVAKIGKTHQLVKDLGLLRNADPNGPQNKGSQRSLQFAAASELYDRALWTKTAAATGGLGASTALVGSPETVAAAILDYVDQGATHVSIRGYDTYEDVIDYGKHILPLVRQELAHRKATGQRGRLQGEHLGNYTEEYRTLATAGQA from the coding sequence ATGACGATCACCGCCCCCGTCTTCGACTCCCACATTCCGGAGACCGCCGCTCCGGACGTGAAGTTCATCAGTCTCTCCCACCTCAACCCGTCCACCGAGCTCAACCCGGTCCAGGTGCCGCACGGGATCGACGTCGCGTTCTTCAAGAGGTACTTCGCGACCCTGGAGCAGTACGGCTTCGACTACACACTGCTGCCGTACGGCTCGAACAGCGCCGACTCCTTCATCACCGCGACCGCCGTCGGCGTGCTGACCGAGAACCTCCGTCCGATCGTCGCACTCCGGCCCAACACGGTCTTCCCACTCGTCGCGGCCCAGAAGCTCGCCACCCTCGACCAGCTCACCGAGGGACGCGCCGTCGTCCACCTCATCTCCGGCGGCGCCGACTCCGAGCAGGCCCGCCAGGGCGACTACCTCCCGAAGGAGAAGCGCTACGCCCGCACCAGCGAGTACATCGACCTCCTGCGGGCTGCCTGGACCGAGAAGGCCCCCTTCAGCCACGACGGCGAGTTCTACAGGTTCGACGACTTCGGCCCCGGCTTCTCGACGTACTCCGGCGAGCCGGTCCCGATCTCCATCGGCGGCCAGTCCGACGAGGCCTTCCAGGTCGGCGGCACCAAGGCCGACATCTTCTCCTTCTGGGGCGAGCCGCTTCCGGAGCTGCGCACGGAGATCGACCGGGTCAACGCCATCGCCGCCGGGGCGGCCCGGCCGAACCCGAACATCTGGGTCACCTTCCGGCCGATCATCGCGCCGACGGACGCGCAGGCGTGGGAGAAGGCCCACGAGTACGTCGCGAAGATCGGCAAGACCCACCAGCTCGTCAAGGACCTCGGGCTGCTCCGCAACGCGGACCCGAACGGCCCGCAGAACAAGGGCTCCCAGCGATCCCTCCAGTTCGCCGCCGCCTCGGAGCTCTACGACCGGGCGCTGTGGACCAAGACCGCGGCGGCCACCGGCGGGCTCGGCGCGTCCACCGCACTCGTCGGATCCCCCGAGACCGTCGCGGCCGCGATCCTGGACTACGTCGACCAGGGCGCAACACACGTCTCCATCCGCGGCTACGACACCTACGAGGACGTCATCGACTACGGCAAGCACATCCTGCCGCTCGTCCGGCAGGAGCTCGCGCACCGCAAGGCGACGGGCCAGCGCGGGCGCCTCCAGGGCGAGCACCTCGGCAACTACACCGAGGAGTACCGCACTCTGGCGACAGCAGGTCAGGCGTGA
- a CDS encoding alpha/beta hydrolase has translation MTTTLLPDAAATSWNEPEGVAPRGTLLLLTGRGDTAASYTRFSRRLSADAYRVRLVEVDLDDLDGARAAVEALLADPELPSPRVLVGSDTGATLAGLLVHELQVDAAILAGVALRESGDDAPGDETWEGELEARSACPAYRKVISEDATFERGALTRDLPWKSVQLSVPTQPLLILHGRDDQVTPVGDALRPWVGAASVLQYVVEGGRHDILNDVTHRSVAATIVLFLERLKLGADLPVIVRGVGA, from the coding sequence ATGACGACCACCCTCCTTCCCGATGCCGCCGCCACGAGCTGGAACGAGCCGGAGGGCGTCGCGCCGCGCGGCACGCTGCTCCTCCTCACCGGGCGTGGGGACACGGCCGCCTCCTACACCCGCTTCTCGCGACGTCTCTCGGCCGACGCCTACAGGGTGCGCCTCGTCGAGGTCGACCTTGACGACCTCGACGGCGCGCGCGCCGCGGTCGAGGCACTGTTGGCCGATCCGGAGCTGCCTTCCCCGCGTGTGCTCGTCGGCTCCGACACCGGCGCCACCTTGGCCGGCCTACTGGTCCACGAACTGCAGGTGGATGCTGCCATCCTGGCCGGAGTGGCCCTGCGGGAGTCGGGCGACGACGCTCCGGGCGACGAGACGTGGGAGGGCGAGCTCGAGGCACGCAGTGCCTGTCCGGCGTACCGCAAGGTGATCAGCGAGGACGCCACCTTCGAGCGCGGTGCGCTCACCCGGGACCTGCCGTGGAAGTCGGTCCAGCTCTCGGTGCCCACGCAGCCGCTCCTCATCCTCCATGGCCGCGACGACCAGGTGACGCCCGTCGGCGACGCCCTCCGGCCGTGGGTGGGCGCCGCCTCGGTGCTGCAGTACGTCGTCGAGGGCGGGCGGCACGACATCCTCAACGACGTCACCCATCGCTCGGTGGCGGCCACGATCGTGCTCTTCCTCGAGCGGCTCAAGCTCGGCGCCGACCTCCCCGTGATCGTGCGCGGGGTCGGCGCGTGA
- a CDS encoding FAD-binding oxidoreductase, with translation MSLPEGFLSALDAAVEDVSTDPVALAAAALDRSGVVPESPPSVLVRPVTVDEVRETLRLASHYVVPVVPRGGGSGVAGAAVAGPGQVVLDVSGLDQIKEIDAVDQIAIVGPGVVTATLEAAAGRVGLRYAPDPASAAISTIGGNIATNAGGLRCVKYGVTRDAVLGLDVVLADGTLLSTGRQTLKGVAGLDLTSLFVGSEGTLGVVVGATLRLRPLPEQTLTVAAAFSDVEAAARACAAVAAARREPSMLELLDERTLRVVDRAQGTTYSQRGGALVIAQADGPAAGLEITAIAEVLGKEATWVEQGVDEESSARLVEARRLALPSIEAFGSVLIEDICVPRSRLAEAFRRVAEIGDRHGVRIYSFAHAGDGNLHPLVGYPRGPVPAGVVAAGDEIFGLALELGGTVTGEHGVGLLKRDWLAREIGPEALAVHRTLKAALDPVGILNPGKGY, from the coding sequence GTGAGCCTGCCCGAGGGGTTCCTCTCAGCCTTGGACGCGGCCGTCGAGGACGTCTCGACCGACCCCGTCGCGCTGGCGGCGGCGGCGCTCGACCGTTCCGGTGTCGTGCCCGAGAGTCCGCCGTCGGTGCTGGTCCGGCCGGTCACCGTCGATGAGGTGCGGGAGACGCTTCGCCTTGCCTCCCACTATGTCGTGCCGGTCGTCCCGCGTGGCGGCGGCTCGGGCGTCGCGGGGGCCGCGGTGGCCGGGCCGGGCCAGGTCGTGCTCGACGTGAGCGGCCTCGACCAGATCAAGGAGATCGACGCCGTCGACCAGATCGCGATCGTCGGGCCGGGAGTGGTCACGGCCACCCTCGAAGCCGCCGCGGGACGGGTCGGCCTGCGCTACGCGCCCGATCCTGCGTCGGCGGCGATCTCGACCATCGGGGGCAACATCGCCACCAACGCCGGTGGTCTTCGGTGCGTCAAGTACGGCGTCACGCGTGACGCGGTGCTCGGGCTCGACGTGGTGCTCGCCGACGGCACTCTCCTCTCGACCGGTCGCCAGACCCTCAAGGGCGTCGCCGGTCTCGACCTCACAAGTCTCTTCGTCGGCTCGGAGGGCACCCTCGGCGTGGTGGTCGGCGCGACCCTCCGCCTGCGACCCCTGCCGGAGCAGACCCTCACCGTGGCGGCCGCCTTCAGCGACGTCGAGGCGGCCGCGCGCGCCTGCGCCGCCGTGGCTGCAGCCAGGCGCGAGCCCTCGATGCTCGAGCTGCTCGACGAGCGGACCCTCCGCGTCGTGGACCGGGCCCAAGGCACGACATACTCGCAGCGGGGCGGTGCACTCGTGATCGCCCAGGCTGACGGACCGGCTGCCGGGCTTGAGATCACCGCCATTGCGGAGGTGCTCGGCAAGGAGGCGACCTGGGTCGAGCAGGGTGTCGACGAGGAGTCGTCGGCGAGGCTCGTCGAGGCGCGCCGGCTCGCGCTGCCGTCGATCGAGGCCTTCGGCTCGGTCCTGATCGAGGACATCTGCGTGCCGCGCTCCCGCCTCGCGGAGGCGTTCCGAAGGGTGGCCGAGATCGGCGACCGGCATGGTGTCCGCATCTACTCCTTTGCCCACGCCGGCGACGGCAACCTCCACCCGCTGGTCGGCTATCCGCGGGGGCCCGTCCCGGCAGGCGTCGTGGCTGCCGGCGACGAGATCTTCGGTCTCGCGCTCGAGCTGGGCGGCACCGTGACGGGCGAGCATGGGGTCGGACTGCTCAAGCGGGACTGGCTGGCGCGTGAGATCGGCCCTGAAGCGCTCGCCGTGCACCGGACCCTCAAGGCGGCTCTCGATCCCGTGGGCATCCTGAACCCGGGGAAGGGCTACTGA
- a CDS encoding acyl-CoA dehydrogenase family protein codes for MSITTDSASTDTAQTTFDLPVPDLSDEALARVTAEIAQYAAEYDRTGANPAKGLEAAWRAGLVTATVGKQYGGPGLGPLEATRIVAALGEGDPSVALIVTNTLMSHSGQAAFDSWWPEHYHDLLRRSLEAPAFVNAIRAEPELGAPARGGIPKTTVTRTESGWVLNGHKAYATGGAALTYHTVWVTAVEPDGDPERPRVGHISVPADLAGITWVESWDHLGLRASNTHDVVYDNVELPLEAFREIPRQPDGSYRDPAAQAGPGSFAHAALYIGVARAARSAFAEFARTRVPSALGKPIAQTERIQSVAGEIDLQIATAETLAFGSLRRLEAGDQSLLPQLSVIKVALARAVINATQTAVSALGNPGLTRSNALERHLRDALCVRVHPPQEDFALIQDGRRVLGA; via the coding sequence GTGAGCATCACCACGGACAGCGCGAGCACCGACACGGCTCAAACGACGTTCGACCTGCCGGTCCCCGACCTCTCCGACGAGGCCCTCGCCCGTGTCACCGCCGAGATCGCGCAGTACGCCGCGGAGTACGACCGGACCGGCGCGAACCCCGCCAAGGGCCTCGAGGCCGCGTGGCGGGCGGGTCTCGTCACCGCGACCGTCGGGAAGCAGTACGGCGGCCCCGGACTCGGCCCGCTCGAGGCGACCCGGATCGTGGCGGCACTCGGTGAGGGCGACCCGTCGGTCGCCCTCATCGTGACCAACACCCTCATGTCGCACTCCGGCCAGGCGGCCTTCGACTCCTGGTGGCCCGAGCACTACCACGACCTCCTGCGCCGCTCACTCGAGGCACCCGCCTTCGTCAACGCGATCCGCGCCGAGCCCGAGCTGGGCGCTCCCGCGCGAGGCGGCATCCCCAAGACGACCGTGACCCGGACGGAGAGCGGCTGGGTCCTCAACGGACACAAGGCCTACGCGACCGGCGGCGCCGCACTGACCTATCACACCGTCTGGGTCACCGCCGTCGAGCCCGACGGCGACCCGGAGCGGCCCCGCGTCGGTCACATCTCCGTGCCGGCCGACCTCGCCGGCATCACGTGGGTCGAGTCGTGGGACCACCTCGGCCTGCGCGCCTCGAACACGCACGACGTCGTCTACGACAACGTCGAGCTGCCTCTGGAGGCCTTCCGGGAGATCCCCCGCCAGCCCGACGGGAGCTACCGCGACCCGGCCGCCCAGGCCGGTCCGGGCAGCTTCGCCCACGCCGCCCTCTACATCGGCGTGGCCCGGGCGGCTCGCAGCGCCTTCGCCGAGTTCGCCCGCACCCGTGTGCCGAGCGCCCTGGGGAAGCCGATCGCCCAGACCGAGAGGATCCAGTCGGTCGCCGGAGAGATCGACCTGCAGATCGCGACGGCAGAGACCCTCGCCTTCGGCTCGCTGCGTCGACTCGAGGCCGGCGACCAGTCGCTGCTGCCCCAGCTCTCCGTGATCAAGGTGGCGCTCGCCCGTGCGGTGATCAACGCGACCCAGACCGCCGTCTCCGCGCTCGGCAACCCCGGCCTGACCCGCAGCAACGCCCTGGAGCGGCACCTGCGCGACGCCCTCTGCGTGCGGGTCCACCCGCCACAGGAGGACTTCGCGCTCATCCAGGACGGGCGCCGAGTCCTCGGAGCCTGA
- a CDS encoding flavin reductase family protein — MTISSFPTNQDLDPSRLRKAFGIFPSGVVSVAAVIDGVPVGLAASSFRSESLDPPLVSFSIAASSKTWPDLRRATHLGVTVLASHHGDVARQLAGEPETRFNGLAVSVSDKGALVVDDGVAHFDTTIYREVEAGDHIIVLLQIRAVEHPEAGSPLVFHRSAFGRLADSA; from the coding sequence ATGACGATCTCCTCGTTCCCGACCAACCAGGACCTCGACCCCTCGCGACTGCGCAAGGCCTTCGGGATCTTCCCCTCCGGAGTCGTCTCTGTCGCGGCGGTCATCGACGGCGTACCCGTGGGGCTGGCTGCCTCGTCCTTCCGCTCCGAGAGCCTCGACCCTCCGTTGGTGTCGTTCTCGATTGCGGCGAGCTCGAAGACCTGGCCCGACCTGCGGCGCGCGACGCATCTCGGGGTGACGGTCCTCGCCTCCCACCACGGCGACGTCGCGCGGCAGCTCGCCGGCGAGCCGGAGACCCGTTTCAACGGGCTCGCGGTCTCGGTCTCCGACAAGGGCGCCCTCGTCGTCGATGACGGCGTCGCGCACTTCGACACCACGATCTATCGCGAGGTCGAGGCGGGCGACCACATCATCGTCCTGCTGCAGATCCGTGCCGTGGAGCACCCGGAGGCCGGCTCGCCGCTGGTCTTCCACCGGTCGGCCTTCGGCCGGCTCGCGGACTCCGCCTGA
- a CDS encoding LysR family transcriptional regulator produces the protein MSNSLDIEHLRTLVAIAECGGFSKAAAVRHVSQPALSQHVRLLERALKRKLFEKDGRVMRFTSEGERVLVEARKILEAHDSSLRLLDAAQPDTIVVGCVEHAVEQVLPEMLRALTTAFPGSRTRFEIGRSTQLYDNVAKGAVDLAFVLDPSGRGAGHEVGVLPLQWYAAPGWEPEAEGFALAAFEEPCGLRERALALLFSEGRRVEVTATSTTLEGVLAGVRAGLGAALLPSVGGRPHGVVVRDDLPDAGAVHLRLLGRRGVAPEVEAAALEAGIAFFAGRPALALVHNA, from the coding sequence ATGAGTAACTCGCTGGACATTGAGCACCTTCGCACCCTCGTGGCGATCGCGGAGTGCGGCGGGTTCAGCAAGGCTGCCGCCGTCCGCCATGTCAGCCAGCCTGCCCTGAGCCAGCACGTCCGCCTGCTCGAGCGCGCCCTGAAGCGCAAGCTCTTCGAAAAGGACGGTCGCGTCATGCGGTTCACGTCCGAGGGCGAGCGCGTCCTCGTAGAGGCGCGCAAGATCCTCGAGGCCCACGACTCCTCGCTGCGGCTGCTCGACGCGGCCCAGCCCGACACCATCGTGGTCGGCTGCGTCGAGCACGCCGTCGAGCAGGTGCTCCCCGAGATGCTCCGCGCGCTCACCACCGCCTTTCCGGGCAGCCGCACCCGCTTCGAGATCGGCCGGTCGACGCAGCTCTACGACAACGTCGCCAAGGGCGCCGTCGACCTGGCCTTCGTGCTCGACCCGAGCGGGCGGGGTGCGGGCCACGAGGTCGGCGTCCTCCCCCTCCAGTGGTACGCCGCCCCCGGCTGGGAGCCGGAGGCCGAGGGCTTCGCGCTCGCGGCATTCGAGGAGCCGTGCGGCCTGCGCGAGCGCGCGCTCGCGCTGCTCTTCTCCGAGGGACGCCGCGTCGAGGTCACCGCAACCTCGACCACCCTCGAGGGAGTGCTCGCCGGCGTACGCGCGGGCCTGGGTGCGGCGCTCCTGCCGAGCGTCGGAGGCCGGCCGCACGGCGTCGTCGTCCGGGACGACCTGCCCGACGCCGGCGCAGTACACCTGCGCCTGCTCGGACGCCGCGGCGTCGCGCCCGAGGTCGAGGCGGCCGCCCTGGAGGCGGGGATCGCCTTCTTCGCCGGGCGCCCCGCGCTCGCCCTCGTGCACAACGCCTGA